The genomic stretch GGACCAACAGCCttgtctgtggtggaaaaagtgttcaaccgatgccttgaattggcgtactttccaacaaagtggaaactggcgaaagtgattcccattttgaaaccaggaaaggatcccacatgccccaaaagctaccgtcccatcagtctgctttctgccctcagcaaggtattcgaacgatgcatctacagccgtattctgtgccacgcagaagtgaacaacatattcctggacgaacagttcggttttcgcagaggccattcaacaacatatcaactgcagagagtaacaaaactcatcaatcggaacaaggagctatctaaaacaactgccatggcctgcctggacatagaaaaagcattcgacaacgtgtggcacgacgggcttatctacaagctacagcgctacaactatcccgtttatctagtgaagattgtgcaaaactatcttacgctgcgcaaatctcaggtctgtgtgctgggtggcctgtctgacccatacgacgtaggagctggtgttccacagggcagcatccttggtcctgttctgtacaacttattcacatcagatattcctgaactacccaatggaggcatcctgtcgctgtttgctgatgataccgccattatgtacgagggcagacagatcaaccaaatagttaaaaagctgcaaactgggcttaacgtctttgtgaattacctcacctcatggaaaatttgtgtgaatgcagcaaaaactcagaccatagtctttccacatcggaatagtcaacgtttggtgccgACAACAAAGATTCGGTTGAACAATGTGGATATTCCCTGTTCGTCAAATGTTCGCTGCCTTGGTTTgacctatgatcataagctactttatcgcccccacattgaacaaacagtaacaaaaagcttagtgctaatgaagaagttgtacccgctaatcaaccgaaaatcgaaattatccgtcgtgaataaattgacggtatacaaacaggtcattctgccgatgcttctatacgcctcgtcgatctggagaacctgcgcgagaacccacctgcaaaagattcaacggatccagaacaagttcctgaaaatgatcttgaacgtgcccttcggaacccgaacatcagaagtgcaccaaatagctggtatcgatatgaccgaaaacataatctctgcacacgctgaaaacactaaaaacaatgcacttaactctagtgcggtgctcattcgtgagctttatttataagttgctaggtatatttatttaaaaattaaaactctaatgccgagcattaaaatgtaaatcatgtacgtagaaaaggaaaaagtagtaacacttatagtacattaaaaacatcagagttgaaaagttgataaaattgaatctctcacaatgtttaaaaaaacaaatgtataatgaaaataccgtaagaaaaataaagagtattgaatccaaaaaaaaaaaatggaagccgctcataatagttctgaacagcgacgacagcagtcctcccttagcagcagcgggagcagtgcagtgggtaccatcgatagaggatagcggccacaactgtggcatggttgCGGATAAGCAtagcagttgctcagcagttgggccagcgtatagcggccacaactgtggcaactgtgcatagcgtagctgttgcagcgggtatatcagcatcgatagtagcagggtcagctgatgcaacgagactcccttcactaaaatgctgtttcagtgtggtagcgggaagtatcagcagcaggcttcatgaagtgaatacatcagccagcaactttctctaaggcctctgccatagtagacgcgaaaagcggcgcgaaccgattcgctcggccgtaggttaatgtacagctccactgatggctgtacattaacctacagccaagcgaatcggttcgcgtcgcttttcgcgtctattatggcagaggactaatgggaaagttgtatcattttgtttagaagaatattattgtcggtaatattacagagatgcgattgcgtaaatccgattttgaattgaacaattgttcttttgagaacaaataaaacacttatttgaagagttaatagcttttggtaccaatagcagtatagtgacagcctcagatACAGAtacagccggtacttccctgaggccgatgtggaagtaaatgggagcagcacggcgaaacagtttgGGTTATGCTTAAACGCGCGTcagttttcgttgttgatattccccacatgaaacgacgcgctttcgtatgatagcggtggtattagcggtagatgcatttgccaacacttcctccagtaaagccgtgtctagttttcaatgtgaaaacacctttcttattgtgttgaccgtgcgccttagtcctcactatcaaggtaacacagagatgtaagataaacactacatcctatgataaattgaacaattgtccttcataaggacaacaaatgaattaatgaagatttaattttgaagtagaacacttctctcaggaagttcggctacatagggatgtgaaatgaaaatctaaaactgaaaaaagtgagaaaaatttcaaatgctaataaatcggttagttttcgacggatttccttcgtttttgcagtaatcgattagaaaatcttctaagattccaaccaaatgcataaaattgcaattttattattcgaactattgtactattgaaaattcttgagccttgtcaaaacgcaaatgttgacctctgattggtcgcattcccaagcacggttggcagagttatggacttagtgaattgggaatgcatcatttggcctatataagagcttcatcagataataaacagacatttcgtcggatattaaattgaacaaaagaaatttgaagaacacaaatgaatatttgcagagttaatattttctcgttttgcgctataatccaaagttaattatcttcatcttcatgcatactctgactattattacgtgtttgcgtcgcttagtgtttggctacggtcatgcagaacgcaaataacggcgcgatgcgattcggcaagacgaaatctgttaaaatgtatagctctacttcgccttaaaaagagctgtacatttcaccacggtaaggcgaatcgcatagcgccggcattcgcgttttgcatcaccgtagcctttgttccgttcccgtttaatgatgttgtattaaatgtgcatattacaattcggcagcacttaaacttctcatttgcacacaatttaaaaatattcaatgaacttcattcaaaatatcaaacaaaaagaaattacaatactgccaatgaacggtcaacgtttattaactaaataaaatgactgacacgcaagcagccgtgttattattcttgtaaaagtattctacttcaaccttgcggtcgtggctttgcatacaaccttcttgtttttttgtttcatcaagcaaagcactcgacgtttcgtgcaataaatacatcacccgaaaacaaTACAAAAGCACACTGCCACTGAACACCGATactgtatgcacgtatgaacactgctttttctcgtgtttcgatgaatcagctgtcaaattacATGTAAAactgatccagtgatccagctaatgctggcttcactcATGTTGAACGTAAACGTcggtgatgccaccgggttggcttTCTGTTAGGCCTAAAACAAGCTGAACGTcaacgtgagcgatcgggcgagattcttgccgaaggttaataaacagccgtgagtagagttgttcattaacctacggcaagaatctcacccgatcggtcgcgttggcgttcagcatgtttcatgccttagtattgaatattccggtgaagtgtttgctatttcatctcgtccgttacgacagcgggccgattgctgatcgctttacgcaaggtgcattttccaatcagattaaaccgacgattcgtgagccgcgtctcctaatcgtcactgatccattgactaatcaccagccagttactgaagcatcctacctgaaAATTCATGTTATCGCTCatgtaacaccgattctttactgaaattcatcgattcTGCCATCCCAATGCAACCCAAATTTCTGGAACTTCACTCTAAgcatgctgtcaataaaaatggagatatggcaaccatatttctgCTTATATTTTCCATCTATCACTTATTGATTCTAGtaccaacaattctggtacctatactttttagttgatttgccctaaaatagctgaaatagagtaaacgttctttttttgtagtggaactagactactgcgtccattatttagaactattgtagtatatCCCCATTACTATACGTACCATGTAGAAAACCAGACACCCACTATTGATCGAGTAAATGGCCGGTTGCCTCGGcgcgctcccagtcaggtagaaTGTGCTTAATAAAGCCAACTACTTTACCAGGATTGGCAGACCAGATCTCACCCGGTTGCAAGCAGCCCTTGCTAAGAAATTTGATTCTGCTCATGTATAATGCACCGCAGCTGCATAGTAGATGTTCCGAGgcttcgctttccatattacagaaGCGACAAGTGACATCCTGAACTCGACCAATGTTCTTTTAATGATACTTACTCAGGCAGTGCCTAGTTATTAGTCCTGTGTAGGTAGAAAGAGCCcacttgttgagctctaggagctttttagtAATTTTCCCGTTTGGCGTAATTACCCTTTTCGACTGGCTGTCACCCATTGCTCTTCCCAGTatttaagttccatttttataGTGCAATTTGAGATACCGCAAAAGGGTTCCGGACCAACAAATTGCGAGTTGGAGCCCTGTTTGGCCAgttcgtctgctttttcattgccaTCTATGCCGCTGTGCCCGGGAACCCAGTACAAATTGACAGAGTTCATACGACACAGCCTCCGCAGTGAGAGAACGCACTCCCACACTATTTTTGACGTACACTTGTGAGCACAAAGAGCCTTTAGTGccgcttgactatcagagaaaatgAGAATATTCGCATGTTTGTAGTTTCTCTTCAGACAAACGTTGACACATTCGATTATAGCGTAAATCTCCGCTTGGAATACAGTAGGCCAGTTGCACATTGCCACTGATATCTGTACACCAGGACCGAAGATTGCCGCTCCAGTTTTCGAACCGATTTTTGAGCCGTCCGTGAAGAATATCGTTGACCCCTGACGGACCATATTAACTCCGCACTCCCAGTCGGAGCGCGATGTTTCACGCACCTTGTAGGGAATGTCGTAGTTGTCCAAAGGTTTCATCCAG from Wyeomyia smithii strain HCP4-BCI-WySm-NY-G18 chromosome 3, ASM2978416v1, whole genome shotgun sequence encodes the following:
- the LOC129728656 gene encoding uncharacterized protein LOC129728656 encodes the protein MRSTPSKALHAILHLLPLHEFVQLEAERSALRLKRLKEILPGDLVGHLSILQHFKRGPLLSMCGDWMKPLDNYDIPYKVRETSRSDWECGVNMVRQGSTIFFTDGSKIGSKTGAAIFGPGVQISVAMCNWPTVFQAEIYAIIECVNVCLKRNYKHANILIFSDSQAALKALCAHKCTSKIVWECVLSLRRLCRMNSVNLYWVPGHSGIDGNEKADELAKQGSNSQFVGPEPFCGISNCTIKMELKYWEEQWVTASRKG